A section of the Clostridium felsineum DSM 794 genome encodes:
- a CDS encoding non-ribosomal peptide synthetase — translation MKTIKRYNACMKAKNLSEQKEYWLNEFKEEVPVLDIPIDYIRPKEESFKEAMIFRKIEKQLGEKINSTAGKTGTTEYMIFLSAAMITLSKYSRQEDIVIGSPISGRTHKHKDKHVNILAMRGRPKGNKEYIEFLQEIKESCIKAYENQEYPFEELIEELDIRRDMSRNPLFDVMLVFKNNEEIDYSLNDIRIEYANEKSKIAKLDLTFNIYEFNGKFEIGLEYCTDLFKEESAERILTHYIRILEQITENVERKIREIDAVTEEERTLILKTFNDTKTDYLKDKTVVDLFEEQVEKTPDNTALIFEDKQLTYAQLNRKVNQVAIKLRELGVKPDDFVAIMAERSIEMIVGIYGIIKAGGAYVPIDPNYPRDRIKYMIEECAPKVILVYRAEVKTKIPVINLEEKAVWEGETANLEKVNKPNDLAYCIYTSGTTGKPKGVMVEHKGIINMKSYYENKVAISKEDKILQFANIVFSASVPEMTMAILIGGSLVIVPDSIRLDEQKVQEYAQRNKVTVATLPPNYYMQMNDFQPRIIIIAGSESNGKLIEKTVNSKYINSYGLTENTVCATHWEYKNGEEIPKKIPIGKPISNVQIYILNNNSMCGIGMPGELCIVGAGVARGYLNGPELTAEKFVDNPYGEGKLYRTGDLARWLPDGNIEYLGRIDEQVKIRGFRIELGEIESVLRKIDKVKDTVAIVREDEDKEKSISAYIVSDEEITVSEIRKELEKTLPDYMIPTYMMQIENIPVTRNGKLDKKALPKIKAKSEKEYIASRNDIEEKIVAIFKEILGVEKVGIKDDFFELGGHSLRATRVINRVEVATGVCLSVKNIFENPTVERLSRLVSLEKGEKYKTIPKTEKKDYYMMSSAQKRIYLIQQMGDQGTVYNMPQSLRLRGKVNLEAIKNAMQELINRHEILRTEFLMINGEPVQRIQEYVKADFEFIEDKKTDEADIIDAFIRPFDLEKAPLFRVKLVKREECYLFLIDMNHIISDGMSMGTFMKEFSLLYNENKLEPLTHQYKDYSEWMKTRDLAKQKKYWVNEFKEEIPVLDMPLDYARPKEQSFKGAMIFRKTKKELEEKIKSTAGKTGTTEYMIFLSAAMITLSKYSRQEDIVMGSPISGRTHKDTEGMLGMFVNTLAMRGYPEGTKKYIEFLQEIKESCIKAYENQEYPFEELVEELDIRRDMSRNPLFDVMLVLQNNEEINYSLNDVRIEYVNQKSKIAKFDLTFNIYETDNEVSIGLEYCSDLFKEESAERILTHYVRILEQITENVERKISEIEIVTPEERNLILKNFNNTKTEYPKDKTVVDLFEEQVEKTPKNVALVFENKQLTYAELNRKANQVARKLRKLGVKPDDFVAIIAERSIEMIVGIYGIIKAGGAYVPIAPNYPEDRIKYMLEDCTPKAVLVYKAEMEIEVPVINLEEKAVWEGEETNLEKVNKPNDLVYCIYTSGTTGKPKGVMNRHTGFINRFLWMKNKYQLDDGDVILQKTTYTFDVSVWEIIGWSFIGAKLILLIPDGEKDPLVICNTIERNNVTTIHFVPSMLNVFLLYIENYKELVEKVKSLKFIFTSGEALKREHVDKFNYLIKSSICSCKLANLYGPTEASIDVTYFDCKDNTNIIPIGKPIWNTKIYILDGNSMCGIGVPGELCIAGAGIARGYLNRPELTSEKFVDNPYEEGKLYRSGDLARWLSDGNIEYLGRMDEQVKIRGFRIELGEIESALREIDKVKDAVVIVREDENKEKSINAYIVSDEDITVSEIREELEKMLPDYMVPAYMMQIENIPLTANGKIDKKALPKIEAKSEKEYVAPRNNVEEKIAGIFEEILGVEKVGIKDSFFELGGHSLRATRAINRIEAVTGVCLSVKSIFENPTVEGLSRLVNLEKGEAYEPIPKAEKKDYYTMSSTQKRTYLIQQMGDQGTVYNMPQSLRLIGKVNLDSIKNAMQELINRHEILRTEFLMINGEPVQRIQEYVKADFEFIEDKKTQEADIIDAFIRTFDLGKAPLFRIKLVKREEYYLLLIDMHHIISDGMSMGTFMKEFSLLYNGNMLEPLTHQYKDYSEWMKKRDLAKQKEYWMNEFKEEIPVLDMPLDYSRPKKQSFKGTMIFRKTKKELGKKIKITAGKTGTTEYMIFLSAAMITLSKYSRQEDIIIGSSLSGRTHKDTEGMLGMFVNTLAMRGYPEGTKKYIEFLQEIKESCIKAYENQEYPFEELIEELDIRRDMSRNPLFDVMLVLQNNEEINYSLNDIRIEYANQKSKIAKFDLTLNIYETDNEVGIGLEYCSDLFKEESAERILTHYVRILEQITENMERKIREIDAVTEEERTLILKTFNDTKVDYPKDKTVVDLFEEQVEKTPDNTALVFEDKQLTYTELNRKVNQLARKLRELGVKPDDFVAIMAERSIEMIVGIYGIIKAGGAYVPIDPNYPEDRIKYMLEDCTPKVILVYRADVKTKVPVINLEEKAVWEGETANLEKVNKPKNLAYCIYTSGTTGKPKGVMVEHKGIINMKSYYENKVPISKEDKILQFANIVFDASVSEMTMAILIGGTLVIVPDSIRLDVQKVQKYVQKYKVTVATFPPNYYIQINDFEPRIIITAGSESSGKLIEKTENSKYINAYGPTENTVSATHWEYKNGEEIPKKIPIGKPISNVQIYILNNNSMCGIGIPGELCIAGVGVARGYLNRPELTAEKFVDNPYGEGKLYRTGDLARWLPDGNIEYLGRIDEQVKIRGFRIELGEIESALRKIDKVKDAVVIVREDENKEKSINAYIVSDEEINVSEIREELEKTLPDYMIPAYIMQIENITLTANGKLDKKALPKIEAKSEKEYIAPRNDIEEKVVSVFEEILGVERVGIKDSFFELGGDSIKAIRVVSKMREAGYDILVKDIMKKYTVEAIADSSVLEVERKYEQGEITGTVITTPIIETFEGWKLKKPHHFNQAIMIKVNTDNEREIREVLDALVKHHDVLRSVYRNKKLEILSMIGSRKYDLNVYDLRNENNTQYIVEKECGRLQRSIDLENGPLMKVGLFKTDNGNYMMICIQHLVVDGVSWRILLEDFNTVLTQLKNGEEIVLPRKTASYKDWGEALSEYKNSNILKKEREYWSKVVSNIKDGEIKGDSSCSERGYGNINISFSKSETKDLMYNAGRAFNTEINDLLISALGISVKKLTGQNKVAVVLEGHGREEIHKKIDIDRTVGWFTSMYPIIVECTEDIQESIVSTKEMLRKVPNHGMGYGLLKSEFEKVSADIYFNYLGEMDAENKNSTDYSIGISIAEENRLPGEININGSVIQGQLSFIVTYDRNKYENETIGKFVELYRISLKELVMYCVNQKQTVKTKSDTFANDLESNDLDIINSMF, via the coding sequence ATGAAAACGATTAAACGTTATAATGCGTGTATGAAAGCAAAGAATTTATCAGAGCAAAAAGAGTATTGGCTGAATGAATTTAAAGAAGAAGTTCCAGTGTTGGATATACCAATTGACTATATAAGACCAAAGGAAGAAAGCTTTAAAGAAGCAATGATTTTTAGAAAAATTGAAAAACAATTGGGAGAAAAAATAAATAGTACAGCAGGTAAAACAGGAACTACAGAATACATGATATTTTTATCAGCAGCAATGATAACTTTAAGCAAGTACAGCAGGCAGGAAGACATAGTAATAGGAAGTCCTATAAGTGGAAGAACTCATAAGCATAAGGATAAGCATGTAAATATACTCGCAATGAGAGGACGTCCAAAAGGGAATAAAGAATATATAGAATTTCTTCAAGAAATAAAAGAGAGCTGCATTAAGGCATATGAAAATCAAGAGTATCCATTTGAAGAACTTATAGAAGAACTTGATATAAGAAGAGATATGTCAAGAAATCCTTTATTTGATGTTATGCTTGTGTTTAAGAATAATGAAGAAATAGATTACAGTTTAAATGATATAAGGATAGAATATGCAAATGAAAAAAGTAAAATAGCGAAGTTGGATTTGACGTTTAATATATATGAGTTTAATGGAAAATTTGAAATAGGTTTGGAATACTGTACGGATTTATTTAAGGAAGAAAGTGCTGAAAGGATATTAACACACTATATAAGAATACTTGAGCAGATAACTGAAAATGTGGAAAGAAAGATAAGAGAAATTGATGCAGTAACAGAAGAAGAAAGAACGTTAATATTAAAAACCTTCAACGACACAAAAACAGATTATCTTAAGGATAAAACGGTAGTAGATTTATTTGAGGAGCAGGTAGAAAAGACCCCAGATAATACAGCATTAATATTTGAAGATAAACAGTTAACATATGCACAATTAAACAGAAAAGTAAATCAAGTGGCGATAAAACTAAGAGAGTTAGGTGTGAAGCCAGATGATTTTGTAGCAATAATGGCAGAACGAAGTATAGAGATGATAGTGGGTATTTACGGAATAATCAAAGCAGGAGGAGCTTACGTACCAATAGATCCTAATTATCCAAGGGATAGAATAAAATACATGATTGAAGAATGTGCACCAAAAGTAATATTGGTGTATAGAGCAGAAGTAAAAACGAAAATTCCAGTAATAAACCTTGAGGAAAAAGCAGTATGGGAAGGTGAAACTGCAAATCTAGAGAAGGTAAATAAGCCCAATGATTTAGCGTATTGTATATACACATCAGGTACAACTGGTAAGCCAAAGGGTGTTATGGTGGAGCATAAAGGCATAATAAATATGAAAAGTTATTATGAAAATAAAGTAGCAATATCTAAAGAAGATAAAATTCTTCAATTTGCTAATATAGTTTTTAGTGCGTCTGTTCCTGAAATGACTATGGCAATTTTAATAGGAGGAAGTTTAGTAATTGTTCCTGATTCAATAAGATTAGACGAACAAAAAGTACAGGAATATGCACAAAGAAATAAAGTTACAGTTGCTACATTACCTCCAAATTATTATATGCAAATGAATGATTTTCAACCTAGAATAATTATTATTGCAGGTTCAGAGTCAAATGGAAAGTTAATAGAAAAGACAGTAAATTCAAAATATATAAATTCATATGGTTTAACTGAAAATACAGTATGTGCAACACATTGGGAATATAAAAATGGAGAAGAAATACCTAAAAAAATTCCTATAGGAAAGCCTATAAGTAATGTACAGATATATATATTAAATAACAACAGTATGTGTGGAATAGGAATGCCTGGAGAATTATGTATAGTAGGAGCAGGAGTGGCAAGAGGATATCTTAATGGACCAGAACTTACAGCAGAAAAATTTGTAGATAATCCTTATGGAGAAGGTAAGCTTTACCGAACAGGAGATCTTGCAAGATGGCTTCCAGATGGAAATATAGAATATCTAGGAAGAATTGATGAGCAGGTAAAAATAAGAGGCTTTAGAATAGAATTAGGAGAGATAGAAAGCGTACTAAGGAAAATAGATAAAGTAAAAGATACAGTTGCAATAGTAAGAGAAGATGAAGATAAGGAAAAATCAATAAGTGCGTATATAGTATCAGATGAAGAGATAACTGTAAGTGAAATAAGGAAAGAACTTGAGAAAACGCTGCCAGATTACATGATACCAACATATATGATGCAGATAGAAAATATACCAGTAACAAGGAATGGGAAATTAGATAAGAAAGCACTTCCAAAGATAAAAGCAAAGAGTGAAAAAGAATATATAGCATCAAGAAATGATATAGAAGAAAAGATAGTTGCAATATTTAAAGAGATATTAGGTGTAGAAAAAGTAGGAATAAAGGACGATTTCTTTGAACTTGGAGGACATTCACTTAGGGCAACAAGGGTAATAAATAGAGTAGAAGTAGCAACAGGAGTATGTTTATCTGTAAAAAATATATTTGAAAATCCTACTGTAGAACGCTTAAGCAGGCTAGTAAGCCTTGAAAAAGGAGAAAAATATAAAACAATACCTAAGACAGAGAAAAAAGATTACTATATGATGTCTTCAGCACAGAAGAGAATATATCTTATTCAACAAATGGGTGATCAAGGAACAGTATACAATATGCCTCAAAGTTTAAGGCTGAGAGGGAAAGTTAATTTGGAAGCAATAAAGAATGCAATGCAAGAACTGATAAATAGACATGAAATATTAAGAACAGAATTTTTAATGATAAATGGAGAACCTGTACAAAGGATACAGGAGTATGTTAAAGCTGATTTTGAATTTATAGAAGATAAGAAAACAGATGAAGCGGATATTATAGATGCTTTTATAAGACCATTTGATTTAGAAAAGGCGCCTTTATTTAGAGTAAAGCTTGTAAAGAGAGAAGAATGTTACCTCTTTTTAATAGATATGAATCATATTATAAGTGACGGAATGAGTATGGGAACCTTTATGAAAGAATTTAGTCTTTTGTATAACGAAAATAAGCTTGAACCATTGACCCATCAGTATAAGGATTATAGTGAATGGATGAAAACAAGGGATTTAGCAAAGCAAAAAAAATATTGGGTGAATGAATTTAAAGAAGAAATTCCAGTATTAGATATGCCACTTGACTATGCAAGACCCAAAGAACAAAGCTTTAAAGGAGCAATGATTTTTAGAAAAACTAAAAAAGAATTGGAAGAAAAAATAAAGAGTACAGCAGGTAAAACAGGAACTACAGAATACATGATATTTTTATCAGCAGCAATGATAACTTTAAGTAAGTACAGCAGGCAGGAAGACATAGTAATGGGAAGTCCTATAAGTGGAAGAACTCATAAGGATACCGAAGGTATGCTTGGAATGTTTGTAAATACACTTGCAATGAGGGGATACCCGGAAGGAACTAAGAAATATATAGAATTTCTTCAAGAAATAAAAGAGAGCTGTATTAAGGCATATGAAAATCAAGAGTATCCATTTGAAGAATTAGTGGAAGAGCTTGATATAAGAAGAGATATGTCAAGAAATCCTTTGTTTGATGTCATGCTTGTACTTCAAAATAATGAAGAAATAAATTACAGTTTAAATGATGTAAGAATAGAATATGTAAATCAAAAAAGTAAAATAGCAAAGTTTGATTTAACGTTTAATATATATGAAACAGATAATGAAGTTAGCATAGGATTAGAATATTGCAGCGATTTGTTTAAGGAAGAAAGTGCTGAAAGGATATTAACACACTATGTAAGAATACTTGAACAGATAACTGAAAATGTGGAAAGAAAGATTAGTGAAATTGAAATAGTAACCCCTGAAGAAAGAAATTTAATATTAAAAAACTTCAATAATACAAAAACAGAATATCCTAAGGATAAAACAGTAGTAGATTTATTTGAAGAGCAGGTAGAGAAGACACCTAAAAATGTAGCATTAGTATTTGAAAATAAGCAGTTAACATATGCAGAGTTAAATAGAAAAGCAAATCAAGTGGCAAGAAAGCTCAGGAAATTAGGTGTAAAGCCTGATGATTTTGTAGCAATAATAGCAGAACGAAGCATAGAGATGATAGTGGGAATTTACGGAATAATCAAAGCAGGAGGAGCGTATGTACCAATAGCTCCTAACTACCCAGAGGATAGAATAAAGTATATGCTTGAAGATTGCACGCCAAAGGCAGTATTAGTATATAAAGCAGAAATGGAAATAGAAGTGCCAGTAATAAATCTTGAAGAAAAAGCAGTATGGGAAGGTGAGGAAACAAATCTAGAAAAGGTAAATAAGCCAAATGATTTAGTATATTGCATATATACATCAGGGACTACTGGAAAGCCTAAAGGAGTTATGAATAGACATACTGGTTTTATTAATAGATTTTTATGGATGAAAAATAAGTATCAATTGGATGACGGCGATGTAATACTACAAAAAACTACTTACACTTTTGATGTTTCAGTATGGGAAATAATTGGATGGAGTTTTATTGGAGCAAAATTGATACTGCTAATTCCTGATGGAGAAAAGGATCCATTAGTTATATGTAATACAATAGAAAGAAACAATGTAACAACTATACACTTTGTGCCATCAATGTTAAATGTTTTTTTATTATATATAGAGAACTATAAGGAATTAGTTGAAAAGGTAAAGAGTCTAAAGTTTATTTTTACAAGCGGTGAAGCGTTAAAACGTGAACATGTGGACAAGTTTAACTATTTAATTAAATCTTCAATTTGCAGTTGCAAACTAGCAAACTTATATGGACCTACTGAAGCTAGTATAGATGTAACATATTTTGATTGTAAAGATAATACTAACATAATACCAATAGGAAAACCTATATGGAATACCAAGATATATATATTAGATGGAAATAGTATGTGTGGAATAGGAGTACCTGGAGAATTATGCATAGCAGGAGCAGGAATAGCAAGAGGATATCTTAATAGACCAGAGTTAACATCAGAAAAATTTGTGGATAATCCATATGAAGAAGGCAAACTGTATCGATCAGGTGATTTAGCAAGGTGGCTTTCAGATGGAAATATAGAATATTTAGGAAGAATGGATGAGCAGGTAAAGATAAGAGGATTTAGAATAGAATTAGGAGAAATAGAAAGTGCACTAAGAGAGATAGATAAAGTAAAAGATGCAGTTGTAATAGTAAGAGAAGATGAAAATAAAGAAAAATCAATAAATGCATATATAGTATCGGATGAAGATATAACTGTAAGTGAAATAAGAGAAGAACTTGAGAAAATGCTGCCTGATTACATGGTACCAGCATATATGATGCAGATAGAAAATATACCACTAACAGCAAATGGAAAAATTGATAAGAAAGCACTTCCAAAGATAGAAGCAAAGAGCGAAAAGGAATATGTAGCACCAAGAAATAATGTTGAAGAAAAGATAGCTGGGATATTTGAAGAGATATTAGGAGTAGAAAAAGTAGGAATAAAGGATAGTTTCTTTGAACTTGGAGGACATTCACTTAGGGCAACAAGAGCAATAAATAGAATAGAAGCAGTAACAGGAGTATGTTTATCTGTAAAAAGTATATTTGAAAATCCTACTGTAGAAGGCTTAAGCAGGCTAGTAAACCTTGAAAAAGGAGAAGCATACGAACCAATACCTAAGGCAGAGAAAAAGGATTACTATACTATGTCCTCAACGCAGAAAAGAACATATCTTATTCAACAAATGGGTGATCAAGGAACAGTATACAATATGCCTCAAAGTTTAAGGCTTATAGGAAAAGTTAATTTAGACTCAATAAAGAACGCCATGCAAGAACTAATAAATAGACATGAAATATTAAGAACAGAATTTCTAATGATAAATGGAGAACCTGTACAAAGAATACAGGAGTATGTTAAGGCTGACTTTGAATTTATAGAAGATAAAAAAACACAGGAAGCAGATATTATAGATGCTTTTATAAGAACATTCGATTTAGGAAAGGCACCTTTATTTAGAATAAAGCTTGTAAAGAGAGAAGAATATTATCTGCTTTTAATAGATATGCATCATATTATAAGTGACGGAATGAGTATGGGAACTTTTATGAAAGAATTTAGTCTTTTGTATAACGGAAATATGCTTGAACCATTGACTCATCAATATAAGGATTATAGTGAATGGATGAAAAAAAGGGATTTAGCAAAGCAAAAAGAATATTGGATGAATGAATTTAAAGAAGAAATTCCAGTATTAGATATGCCCCTTGACTATTCAAGACCAAAGAAACAAAGTTTTAAAGGAACAATGATTTTCAGAAAAACTAAAAAAGAATTAGGAAAAAAAATAAAAATTACAGCAGGTAAAACAGGAACTACAGAATATATGATATTTTTATCAGCAGCAATGATAACTTTAAGTAAGTACAGCAGGCAGGAAGACATAATAATAGGAAGTTCTCTAAGTGGAAGGACCCATAAGGATACCGAAGGTATGCTTGGAATGTTTGTAAATACACTTGCAATGAGGGGATATCCGGAAGGAACTAAGAAATATATAGAATTTCTTCAAGAAATAAAAGAGAGCTGTATTAAGGCATATGAAAATCAAGAGTATCCATTTGAAGAACTTATAGAAGAACTTGATATAAGAAGGGATATGTCAAGAAATCCTTTGTTTGATGTTATGCTTGTACTTCAAAATAATGAAGAAATAAATTACAGTTTAAATGATATAAGAATAGAATATGCAAATCAAAAAAGTAAAATAGCAAAGTTTGATTTAACGCTTAATATATATGAAACAGATAATGAAGTTGGCATAGGATTAGAATACTGCAGCGATTTGTTTAAGGAAGAAAGTGCTGAAAGGATATTAACACACTATGTAAGAATACTTGAACAGATAACTGAAAATATGGAAAGAAAGATAAGAGAAATTGATGCAGTAACAGAAGAAGAAAGAACGTTAATATTAAAAACCTTCAATGATACAAAAGTAGATTATCCTAAGGATAAAACGGTGGTAGATTTATTTGAGGAGCAGGTAGAAAAGACACCGGATAATACAGCATTAGTATTTGAAGATAAGCAGTTAACATATACAGAGTTAAATAGAAAAGTAAATCAACTGGCAAGAAAACTGAGAGAATTAGGTGTAAAGCCTGATGATTTTGTAGCAATAATGGCAGAACGAAGTATAGAAATGATAGTTGGAATTTACGGAATAATCAAAGCAGGAGGAGCTTATGTACCAATAGATCCTAACTACCCAGAGGATAGAATAAAGTATATGCTTGAAGACTGTACCCCAAAAGTCATATTAGTGTATAGAGCAGATGTTAAAACGAAAGTACCAGTAATAAATCTTGAGGAAAAAGCAGTATGGGAAGGTGAAACTGCAAATCTTGAAAAGGTAAATAAACCAAAGAATTTAGCTTATTGCATATATACTTCAGGTACAACTGGTAAACCAAAGGGTGTTATGGTAGAGCATAAAGGCATAATAAATATGAAAAGTTATTATGAAAATAAAGTACCAATATCTAAAGAAGATAAAATTCTTCAATTTGCCAATATAGTTTTTGATGCGTCTGTTTCTGAAATGACTATGGCAATTTTAATAGGAGGTACTTTAGTAATTGTTCCTGATTCAATAAGATTAGATGTACAAAAAGTACAGAAATATGTACAAAAGTATAAAGTTACAGTTGCTACATTTCCACCAAATTATTATATACAAATAAATGATTTTGAGCCTAGAATAATTATTACAGCAGGTTCAGAGTCAAGTGGAAAGTTAATAGAAAAGACAGAAAATTCAAAGTATATAAATGCATATGGACCAACTGAAAATACGGTAAGTGCAACGCACTGGGAATATAAAAATGGAGAAGAAATACCTAAAAAAATTCCAATAGGAAAACCTATAAGCAATGTGCAGATATATATATTAAATAACAACAGTATGTGTGGAATAGGTATTCCAGGGGAATTATGTATAGCTGGAGTAGGAGTAGCAAGAGGGTATCTTAATAGACCGGAACTTACAGCAGAAAAGTTTGTGGATAATCCTTATGGAGAAGGCAAACTGTATAGGACAGGAGATCTTGCAAGGTGGCTTCCGGATGGGAATATAGAATATTTAGGAAGAATAGATGAGCAGGTAAAGATAAGAGGCTTTAGAATAGAATTAGGAGAGATAGAAAGCGCACTAAGGAAGATAGATAAAGTAAAAGATGCAGTTGTAATAGTAAGAGAAGATGAAAATAAGGAAAAATCAATAAATGCATATATAGTATCAGATGAAGAGATAAATGTAAGTGAAATAAGAGAAGAACTTGAGAAAACGCTGCCTGATTATATGATACCAGCATATATAATGCAGATAGAAAATATAACACTAACAGCAAATGGAAAACTCGATAAGAAAGCACTTCCAAAGATAGAAGCAAAGAGCGAAAAGGAGTATATAGCACCGAGAAATGATATAGAAGAAAAAGTAGTTAGCGTATTTGAAGAAATACTAGGAGTAGAGAGAGTAGGAATAAAGGACAGCTTCTTTGAACTGGGAGGCGATTCTATAAAGGCAATACGTGTAGTATCAAAAATGCGTGAAGCTGGATATGATATCTTAGTAAAAGACATAATGAAAAAATACACAGTTGAGGCTATAGCAGATAGTTCAGTATTAGAAGTAGAGAGAAAATATGAGCAAGGTGAAATCACAGGAACAGTTATAACAACACCTATTATTGAAACCTTTGAAGGCTGGAAACTAAAAAAGCCTCATCACTTTAATCAGGCAATTATGATAAAAGTTAATACAGATAATGAAAGAGAAATAAGAGAAGTACTTGATGCTTTAGTAAAGCATCATGATGTCTTACGTTCCGTGTATAGAAATAAAAAACTTGAAATATTAAGCATGATAGGAAGCAGAAAATATGATTTAAATGTGTATGATTTGAGAAATGAAAATAATACGCAGTATATAGTAGAAAAAGAATGTGGAAGACTTCAAAGAAGTATTGATCTTGAGAATGGACCTCTTATGAAGGTAGGCTTATTTAAAACTGATAATGGAAATTATATGATGATATGTATACAGCATCTTGTGGTTGATGGAGTATCCTGGAGAATATTATTGGAGGATTTCAACACAGTATTAACTCAGTTAAAAAATGGAGAAGAGATAGTATTGCCTAGAAAGACAGCATCATATAAAGATTGGGGAGAAGCACTTTCAGAATATAAAAATAGTAATATACTGAAAAAAGAAAGAGAATACTGGAGTAAAGTTGTATCTAATATTAAGGATGGAGAAATAAAAGGAGACAGCAGCTGCAGTGAAAGGGGCTATGGAAATATAAATATATCCTTTAGTAAATCAGAGACCAAGGACCTTATGTATAATGCTGGAAGAGCATTTAATACAGAAATAAATGATTTATTGATTAGTGCACTTGGAATTTCTGTAAAGAAATTAACAGGACAGAATAAGGTGGCAGTGGTGCTTGAAGGACATGGACGTGAGGAAATTCATAAGAAAATAGACATAGACAGGACAGTAGGCTGGTTTACAAGTATGTATCCTATAATAGTAGAATGTACAGAAGACATACAGGAAAGTATAGTATCTACAAAGGAAATGTTAAGAAAGGTACCAAACCATGGAATGGGTTATGGTTTGTTGAAAAGTGAGTTTGAAAAGGTAAGTGCAGATATTTATTTCAACTATCTAGGTGAAATGGATGCTGAAAATAAAAATAGTACAGATTATTCAATTGGAATAAGCATAGCAGAAGAAAATAGACTTCCAGGAGAGATTAATATTAATGGAAGTGTAATACAAGGTCAGTTAAGTTTTATAGTAACGTACGATAGAAACAAATATGAGAATGAAACCATTGGGAAATTTGTTGAGTTGTATAGAATCAGTCTGAAAGAACTTGTTATGTATTGTGTTAATCAGAAACAAACTGTTAAAACTAAGTCAGATACTTTTGCTAATGATTTAGAGTCAAATGATTTAGATATAATTAATTCGATGTTTTAA
- a CDS encoding acyl carrier protein, which produces MEEKIINIICNALGNNDNRDLILKSKDLAEFGFNSLNFIKIIVKLEDEFDIEFSDNELNCSNYNSVYKILNLVKSKIDAN; this is translated from the coding sequence ATGGAAGAAAAAATTATTAATATTATATGTAATGCTTTGGGAAACAATGATAATAGGGATTTAATTTTAAAAAGTAAAGATTTAGCGGAATTTGGTTTTAATTCTTTAAACTTTATAAAAATCATAGTAAAGTTAGAAGATGAATTTGATATTGAATTTAGCGACAATGAACTTAATTGTTCTAATTATAACTCAGTATATAAAATATTGAATTTAGTAAAAAGTAAGATTGATGCAAATTAG